One Rhododendron vialii isolate Sample 1 chromosome 2a, ASM3025357v1 genomic region harbors:
- the LOC131316569 gene encoding protein DMP2, with protein MAKASSSSSSSSSSSSKTTTGKTLSGLGKLIKVLPTGTVFLFQFLSPVLTNDGDCKNNINKYLSAALLGVCGLSCFFSTFTDSYEASGTTHYGIATLTGLWPSSGTSVNLSSYKLKFADFVHAFFSLMVFAVVSLLDKNIKECFYPSFNSAFLLQALPPVIGTISGALFALFPYTRHGIGYPSSSSSSSSSSTA; from the exons ATGGCCAAGGCAAGcagttcctcctcctcctcctcctcatcaagCTCTAAAACCACGACAGGCAAGACATTATCAGGTTTGGGAAAGCTAATCAAGGTGCTTCCCACCGGAACCGTCTTCCTGTTTCAGTTCCTCAGCCCTGTCCTGACCAACGACGGCGACTGCAAAAACAACATCAACAAGTACTTGTCTGCAGCACTGTTGGGTGTTTGTGGCCTTTCTTGCTTTTTCTCCACCTTCACTGATAGCTACGAGGCCTCCGGAACCACTCACTATG GTATTGCAACCCTAACGGGTCTGTGGCCAAGCTCTGGTACGTCGGTGAACTTATCCTCATATAAGCTCAAGTTTGCGGACTTTGTTCATGCGTTTTTTTCCCTGATGGTATTCGCCGTGGTTTCTCTCTTGGATAAAAACATAAAGGAATGCTTCTATCCGTCTTTCAATTCTGCGTTTCTACTCCAGGCTTTGCCCCCTGTTATCGGTACCATTTCCGGAGCGTTGTTTGCCTTGTTCCCATACACCCGCCATGGGATTGGGTACCCTTCGAGCTCAAGCTCGTCTTCGAGTAGCTCCACTGCCTAG
- the LOC131316106 gene encoding uncharacterized protein LOC131316106, with protein sequence MTALLLRRSTSLKEMGDQLVLQRIPFVLQSERRCEKRFRALSMVLSFQDALASTCPHFVEVLQVRRIRFGNEFGAVYYLRSSNDTVVRVGESASRSTHKLRYIADVPFIKKYSVLFELGEQFEWEKAKDFEDWLSSIVNARPRFIQPFYRSSNALPILPTPPRDHHCCWFVEVVQIRENMTVTIPEEFVPYIFAAPDAVVIIHSGARYFHVKLKNDELTVGWDHVALTHNLGRNYILMSGLVGHLQFDLFVFDEEGCEISYDWSTTLPIH encoded by the exons ATGACGGCACTGTTGCTTCGGCGGTCGACATCTTTAAAGGAGATGGGAGATCAGTTAGTGCTTCAACGCATTCCGTTCGTGCTACAATCAGAGAGGAGGTGTGAGAAGAG GTTTCGTGCGCTTAGTATGGTTTTAAGCTTCCAAGATGCTTTGGCATCTACTTGCCCGCACTTTGTCGAAGTTTTACAGGTGCGACGCATTAGGTTTGGAAATGAATTTGGAGCAGTGTACTACCTAAGGAGTTCAAATGATACAGTTGTACGGGTTGGAGAGTCAGCGTCACGAAGCACACATAAGTTACGATACATCGCTGATGTGCCTTTCATAAAGAAATATTCAGTTTTGTTTGAGCTTGGTGAACAGTTTGAGTGGGAAAAAGCTAAGGACTTTGAAGATTGGTTGAGTTCGATTGTCAATGCAAGGCCAAGGTTCATTCAGCCTTTTTACCGTTCGTCCAATGCTTTACCTATTCTTCCTACTCCCCCCCGCG ATCATCACTGCTGTTGGTTTGTGGAAGTTGTCCAAATCAGAGAGAATATGACAGTG ACTATACCGGAAGAGTTTGTTCCGTATATCTTTGCAGCACCAGATGCTGTAGTGATAATCCATAGTGGTGCTCGGTACTTCCATGTGAAACTGAAGAATGATGAATTGACTGTAGGTTGGGATCATGTTGCTCTTACCCACAATCTTGGAAGGAATTATATCCTTATGTCTGGGTTAGTTGGACACCTGCAATTCGACCTATTTGTGTTTGATGAAGAAGGGTGTGAGATTAGCTATGATTGGTCTACTACTCTACCAATTCATTAA
- the LOC131315902 gene encoding uncharacterized protein LOC131315902, producing the protein MGTEVLRPQDCLIERIRVSPAVFQHHRRKNLGNGNGNPNPARVAPRKPVVRPDQKKRNGKSQPLMTPRRAASLDDLRKTHQSSNGNLVMGQVTILRRGESLDSTINGGRLHTAEKKTADDDLVLCGTERLGPDPERIRIRDVKSALLSPSGSPAAGERRDVYAGSAVSMSPSPRALPLPSFFSKKKAVDDNATKDLRRLLRLD; encoded by the coding sequence ATGGGGACAGAGGTGTTGCGTCCACAGGACTGTTTGATCGAGCGAATCAGGGTTTCTCCGGCGGTGTTCCAGCACCACCGTCGGAAAAACCTCGGAAATGGAAACGGAAACCCTAACCCAGCCAGGGTCGCTCCACGGAAACCCGTGGTCCGGCCCGACCAGAAGAAGAGGAACGGAAAATCTCAGCCGTTGATGACGCCTCGACGGGCGGCGAGTTTAGATGATCTGAGGAAAACCCATCAGAGCTCCAACGGAAATCTCGTCATGGGACAGGTGACGATTTTGAGGAGGGGGGAGTCGCTTGACTCGACGATTAACGGCGGCCGTCTACACACGGCGGAGAAGAAAACGGCTGACGACGATCTGGTGTTGTGCGGTACGGAGAGGTTGGGCCCGGATCCCGAGCGGATCCGGATCCGTGACGTGAAGTCGGCGCTTCTGTCTCCGTCGGGTTCTCCGGCGGCCGGAGAACGGCGTGATGTTTACGCCGGATCGGCGGTGTCGATGTCGCCGTCGCCGCGTGCTCTCCCTCTCCCGTCGTTTTTCAGTAAGAAGAAGGCCGTCGACGACAACGCTACTAAAGACCTCCGGCGACTTCTCCGGCTTGATTGA
- the LOC131313533 gene encoding pyruvate, phosphate dikinase, chloroplastic, with translation MKSLLGGKGANLAEMASIGLSVPSGFTISTEACQEYQMNGKSLLPDGLWEEILEGLESVEKEMGASLGDPSKPLLLSVRSGAAMSMPGMMDTVLNLGLNDDVVAGLAVKSGERFAYDSYRRFLDMLGDVVMGIRHSSFEEKLEHLKNVRGVKHDTELTASDLKALVGQYKNVYLETKGENFPSDPKKQLQLAVKAVFDSWDSPRAIKYRSINHITGLKGTAVNIQCMVFGNMGNTSGTGVLFTRNPSTGEKKLYGEFLANAQGEDVVAGIRTPENLDAMKSYMPEAYKELVENCEILEGHYKDMMDIEFTVQESKLWMLQCRTGKRTGACAVKIAVDMVNEGLVDTRTAIKMVEPQHIDQLLHPQFDDSSAYKDKVIAKGLPASPGAAVGQVVFSADDAEAWHAQGKSVILVRTETSPEDVGGMHAAAGILTARGGMTSHAAVVARGWGKCCIAGCAGIRVNDSDKVVVIGDKVIGEGEWISLNGSTGEVIMGKQPLSPPALSGDLETFMSWADKLRQLKVMANADTPEDAQTARNNGAEGIGLCRTEHMFFASDERIKAVRKMIMAVTSEQRKEALDVLLPFQRSDFEGIFRAMDGLPVTVRLLDPPLHEFLPEGDLQDIVSELTKETGVTEDEVYSRIENLSEVNPMLGFRGCRLGISYPELTEMQVRAIFQAAVTLGKTGVTVLPEIMVPLVGTPQELQHQASIIRSVAKKVFAEMGSSLSFSIGTMIEVPRATLIADEIAREAEFFSFGTNDLTQMTFGYSRDDVGKFLPIYLAKGILQRDPFEVLDQKGVGQLVKIAIEKGRGARPSLKVGICGEHGGEPSSIAFFAEAGLDYVSCSPFRVPIARLAAAQVAAG, from the exons ATGAAGTCCTTG TTGGGAGGAAAAGGAGCAAATTTGGCAGAGATGGCAAGCATTGGCTTATCAGTGCCTTCTGGGTTTACCATATCAACAGAAGCATGCCAAGAGTATCAGATGAATGGGAAAAGTCTATTGCCAGATGGGCTGTGGGAGGAGATATTGGAAGGGTTGGAGAGTGTTGAGAAGGAAATGGGGGCATCCCTGGGTGACCCTTCCAAGCCCCTCCTTCTATCTGTTCGATCCGGTGCCGCA ATGTCAATGCCTGGCATGATGGACACTGTTCTCAACCTTGGACTGAATGATGATGTGGTTGCTGGTTTGGCTGTAAAAAGTGGAGAGCGGTTTGCCTACGATTCATACAGACGTTTCCTAGACATGTTAGGAGATGTT GTAATGGGCATTCGACACTCATCATTTGAGGAAAAGCTAGAACATTTGAAGAATGTAAGAGGAGTTAAGCATGATACTGAGCTAACAGCCTCTGATCTAAAAGCGCTGGTGGGACAATACAAAAATGTCTATCTTGAAACAAAGGGTGAAAATTTCCCTTCAG ACCCAAAGAAACAATTACAATTGGCCGTTAAAGCAGTTTTTGACTCTTGGGACAGCCCGAGAGCTATCAAGTATCGGAGCATTAATCATATAACTGGGCTAAAGGGCACAGCAGTAAACATTCAGTGCATGGTGTTTGGGAACATGGGAAACACTTCAGGGACAGGGGTCCTCTTCACTAGGAACCCAAGCACTGGTGAAAAGAAGCTGTATGGGGAGTTTTTAGCAAACGCTCAG GGAGAGGATGTAGTAGCTGGAATTCGAACACCAGAGAACTTGGATGCCATGAAAAGTTACATGCCCGAAGCTTACAAGGAGCTTGTGGAGAATTGTGAAATTTTGGAGGGACATTACAAAGATATGATG GATATAGAATTCACTGTCCAAGAAAGTAAGCTTTGGATGTTGCAATGCCGGACAGGCAAGCGTACAGGAGCATGTGCAGTAAAGATTGCTGTAGATATGGTTAACGAAGGGCTTGTTGATACTCGAACTGCGATTAAGATGGTGGAGCCACAGCATATTGACCAACTTCTTCATCCTCAG TTTGATGATTCATCTGCCTACAAAGACAAAGTGATTGCCAAGGGGTTGCCTGCATCTCCTGGAGCAGCAGTGGGCCAGGTTGTTTTCAGTGCTGATGATGCTGAAGCATGGCATGCACAAGGAAAGAGTGTTATCTTG GTGCGGACAGAAACCAGTCCAGAGGATGTTGGAGGCATGCATGCGGCTGCTGGGATATTGACAGCTAGAGGAGGCATGACATCTCATGCGGCTGTTGTAGCCCGTGGGTGGGGAAAGTGTTGCATTGCAGGTTGTGCTGGTATTCGAGTCAATGATTCCGACAAG GTTGTTGTCATTGGAGACAAGGTTATTGGGGAAGGTGAATGGATTTCACTAAATGGATCTACGGGTGAAGTGATAATGGGTAAACAGCCGCTCTCTCCTCCGGCTCTAAGTGGTGATTTGGAGACTTTCATGTCTTGGGCGGACAAATTAAGGCAGCTCAAG GTCATGGCAAACGCCGACACACCTGAAGATGCACAAACAGCAAGAAACAATGGTGCTGAAGGAATTGGCCTCTGTAGGACAGAGCATATG TTCTTTGCATCAGATGAGAGGATAAAGGCTGTGAGAAAGATGATAATGGCTGTGACATCTGAACAGAGGAAGGAAGCTCTAGATGTGTTGTTGCCTTTCCAAAGATCTGACTTTGAGGGCATATTTCGTGCAATGGATG GTTTACCGGTGACAGTACGACTTTTAGACCCTCCACTCCATGAATTTCTACCAGAAGGTGACCTGCAAGACATAGTCAGTGAACTAACTAAAGAAACTGGTGTGACTGAAGATGAAGTTTATTCAAGGATTGAAAATTTATCCGAGGTGAATCCCATGCTTGGTTTTCGAGGCTGCAG GCTAGGGATATCATACCCGGAGCTAACTGAAATGCAGGTCCGTGCAATCTTTCAGGCTGCTGTCACTTTAGGCAAGACGGGTGTTACCGTTCTTCCTGAGATTATGGTTCCCCTCGTCGGAACACCTCAG GAACTACAACATCAAGCGAGTATAATTCGTAGTGTAGCCAAAAAAGTGTTCGCCGAGATGGGATCCTCCTTGAGCTTTAGCATAGGGACTATGATTGAGGTTCCTAGAGCCACCCTGATTGCAGACGAG ATTGCAAGGGAAGCCGAGTTCTTCTCCTTTGGGACGAATGATCTCACGCAAATGACATTTGGTTACAGTAGAGACGATGTTGGCAAGTTTCTCCCAATATACCTAGCCAAAGGCATCCTCCAAAGAGATCCATTTGAG GTTCTTGATCAGAAAGGAGTGGGCCAGCTTGTCAAGATCGCCATAGAAAAAGGTCGTGGTGCTAGGCCAAGCTTGAAG GTCGGAATATGTGGAGAGCACGGTGGAGAGCCTTCATCCATTGCGTTCTTTGCAGAGGCTGGTCTGGACTACGTTTCGTGTTCTCCATTCAG GGTGCCTATTGCTAGGTTAGCTGCAGCTCAAGTTGCCGCGGGATGA